The Pseudomonas sp. G2-4 genome window below encodes:
- a CDS encoding GNAT family N-acetyltransferase, whose translation MSIRRLGARDVEAYRHLMLQAYALHPQAFTSSVSERAALPINWWESRLTSRLDVLLGAFVEDELVGIVGLSLEPREKVRHKVTLFGMYVTDAHCHRGLGYQLVQTALDEARRYSFLRLVQLTVTAGNAPALKLYQRCGFKQYGLEPQAIRVGEDYLDKIHMWREL comes from the coding sequence GTGAGCATTCGACGGCTGGGGGCGCGCGACGTCGAGGCGTATCGTCACTTGATGCTCCAGGCCTACGCGCTTCATCCGCAAGCCTTCACCTCCAGCGTCAGTGAGCGGGCGGCGCTGCCCATCAACTGGTGGGAGTCACGCCTGACCAGCCGGCTCGATGTGTTGCTGGGGGCGTTTGTGGAGGATGAGCTGGTGGGGATTGTCGGGCTGTCCCTGGAGCCTCGGGAAAAGGTCCGGCACAAGGTGACGTTGTTCGGCATGTACGTCACCGATGCCCATTGCCATCGAGGGCTCGGCTACCAATTGGTGCAAACGGCCCTCGACGAAGCCCGCCGCTACAGTTTTCTGCGCCTGGTGCAACTGACCGTCACGGCCGGCAACGCCCCGGCCCTGAAGCTCTACCAGCGCTGCGGTTTCAAGCAATACGGCCTCGAACCGCAGGCGATACGGG
- a CDS encoding LysE family translocator, with protein MIPLPDLLIFAVAALLMVLTPGPNMIYLISRSICQGRKAGVTSLLGVVAGFFVHMFAAAAGLTAVFVAVPMAYEVLKWAGALYLLWLAWQAVKPGARSPFEAQQLPADSTRKLITMGFLTSALNPKIAVFYLSVFPQFISPEHGSLFTQSIILGLTQISVSFSVNLLIALFAAGIASWFVHNPTWLAAQRYFMGFVLGALALRLMLEQRRSA; from the coding sequence ATGATTCCATTGCCGGATCTGCTGATTTTCGCGGTCGCCGCATTGCTGATGGTGCTCACGCCCGGCCCGAACATGATCTACCTGATCTCCCGCTCGATCTGCCAGGGTCGCAAGGCCGGGGTCACGTCCTTGCTGGGGGTGGTGGCGGGTTTTTTCGTGCACATGTTCGCGGCGGCAGCGGGGCTGACGGCAGTGTTCGTGGCGGTGCCCATGGCCTATGAAGTGTTGAAGTGGGCCGGTGCGCTGTACCTGCTCTGGCTGGCCTGGCAGGCCGTGAAGCCGGGGGCGCGCTCACCCTTCGAGGCCCAGCAGCTGCCAGCGGACTCGACGCGCAAGTTGATCACCATGGGCTTTCTCACCAGCGCCCTGAACCCGAAGATTGCGGTGTTTTACCTCTCGGTGTTTCCGCAGTTCATCAGCCCGGAACACGGTTCGCTGTTCACCCAGAGCATCATCCTGGGGCTGACCCAGATCAGCGTCAGTTTCAGCGTCAACCTGCTGATTGCCTTGTTCGCGGCGGGCATTGCCTCGTGGTTCGTCCACAACCCCACCTGGCTGGCGGCCCAGCGCTATTTCATGGGCTTTGTGCTGGGGGCGTTGGCGCTGCGCCTGATGCTTGAGCAACGGCGTTCGGCGTGA
- a CDS encoding NUDIX domain-containing protein gives MTTSLIRIAAALLIGPDGRTLLVRKRGTLAFMQPGGKIEAHEQPVQALVRELDEELGLTIDPAQAHYLGAFSAPAANEPGFIVQAEVFLLAIDAPVSPAAEIEEVRWIDPAGDSDLLLAPLTGEVILPFYRATHLVTC, from the coding sequence ATGACCACTTCCCTCATCCGCATCGCCGCCGCCCTGTTGATCGGCCCGGACGGTCGAACCCTGTTGGTGCGCAAGCGCGGCACCCTGGCTTTCATGCAGCCGGGCGGCAAGATCGAGGCCCATGAACAACCGGTCCAGGCCCTTGTCCGGGAATTGGATGAAGAGCTTGGGCTGACGATCGACCCGGCACAGGCCCACTACCTGGGGGCGTTCAGCGCGCCGGCCGCCAATGAGCCGGGTTTTATCGTGCAGGCTGAAGTGTTTTTACTGGCCATCGACGCCCCGGTGTCTCCCGCCGCTGAAATTGAGGAAGTCCGCTGGATCGATCCGGCCGGCGACAGCGATCTTCTGCTGGCCCCGTTGACAGGCGAGGTGATCCTGCCGTTTTATCGAGCCACCCATCTTGTAACCTGCTGA